In Salvelinus alpinus chromosome 36, SLU_Salpinus.1, whole genome shotgun sequence, the genomic stretch ATTCATAACAATTTGAAACATGATTCTTCCGTTTTTCAGCACTGTCGTCATGACacttacacatactgtatatccgTGCGTAAAGCGTCACATTTGTGATTGATCATAATGAAATAGCAATATATTGATGGTTATCAATATACTAATGGTTATCACCAAACTCTGACTTCCATCCAATGACTTCCAGTTGAAGGTGGAGCTAAGCCAAAGAGATCGTTAGAGACCATATAAATATTCCCAGTGTCCACTCTTATGGCACCAGTAGTATCTTGTGTCACAGAAACCGCTAGAATGAGTCTCACAGCCAAGGACAAACAGATCGTGAAAGCCTTTTTTGGAAAGGTGGCTGGCAAAGCAGAGGACATCGGAAATGAGGCTCTCTCTAGGTAACGACATCTTTATATATTGAACGGATTGTTTTGTAACAGAGTTATGCGGCGCATTTACTCACGTTAACTCATAATACATGATCACATGTTTTTATTTCCAGGACCCTGGTGGTGTACCCCCAGACCAAGACCTACTTCTCCCACTGGAAGGACCTGAGCCCCGGCTCTGCTCCCGTCAAGAAGCACGGTCTGACCGTCATGGGAGGCGTCCTGGATGCCGTGACCAAGATCGACGACCTGGCCGGTGGTCTTCTGAACCTCAGCGAGCTGCACGCCTTC encodes the following:
- the LOC139565367 gene encoding hemoglobin embryonic subunit alpha-like, whose translation is MAPVVSCVTETARMSLTAKDKQIVKAFFGKVAGKAEDIGNEALSRTLVVYPQTKTYFSHWKDLSPGSAPVKKHGLTVMGGVLDAVTKIDDLAGGLLNLSELHAFTLRVDPANFKIINHNILVVLAMMFPDDFTPEVHVSVDKFLAKLALALSEKYR